The stretch of DNA TTCTCCTGACTGCTGTAATTCGGTAGTGCGTTCCTGTACCCGTATTTCAAGCTTTTCATTGATACTACGTAATTCAGCTTCTGCTTTTTGGCGTTCGACGATTTCTGTTTGTAATTCTCCATTAACAATTTCAAGCTGTTCGGGAGTTTTAAGAGACAAAAATCGGGGCAATAAGGTTGCCATTTCAGCAGCCGTATAACAAGAAACTAAAGCATTCATAGCTTTTTCAACTCCTGCTAGCCAATAAGCTGGATGCCAAAGTGTCCAAATTTCAATCAAATGTCCCGTACCACAAAGTATGATAAACGCGCCAAACATGATAAAGAATTTTTGAAATGGAACATCGCTACGCTTAAATACAAAGTAGAGCAGCATAACGGGAATCGAAAAATAAGCGATCGCAATTAGAAAATCGCTGACTAAATGAAGTCCAACTAAAGGCGTTTGCCACAGATAGCAGTGACCATGAGGGATATAAGATTTGGGTGAAATAAGATTAATGAGCAATTTCCCCATACTATTTCAACAAGATTTAAAATTAAGTTTTCCTGGGCAAAAAACGAAGTACTTTTGAGTAATTTTGCTTGGTTAGTTCCAGAAGCATTAATAAGCTTTTACTTGAGGAAGTAACATATAATTAGAATTCCCAATTTTGCACAAAAATTTCTATTTATTCAATTTTTTTCGAGAATATAGCCCTTAAAGTTGTTAAAATATTTCGCTGCTACGCCTGTAAAAAGAGCAGATTAAACAGTTTGAGCAATACCTATAGCTTGGTCAAAGTGTCGATCTTAAATCAAAGAAAGTATGCAATAGATGTTTTTTAGGGCCGAACGGCAGGAAAGCCCTTACAGAGTTTCAGATTTACCAAACTCTAACTTTATGAGGATTTGAGTCAAGCTCGAAGTTAGATATCCTGCAAAGAGTATGGACTAAATATCTAAAAATTTATGGTGGATAAAATTCAAAAAACCAACTCTGATGCAAACAATCACAACCAAACTAAAGAAATTAGAAAAGAAATTGACATAGAAACACGGACAGAAGTAACACCAGAAGAATTAGAAGCAATAGAAAGTGAAATCGGTTTAGAACAGATGACTAGAGAGCCAGATCGTCTTAATGAAGATAATCTTTATAGTAGCCTGGATGAATCAGAATTTGCACCTAGTTACGGAACTGGACTCAAAGGTGAACCTACAGATCATGCGGGCAGAAAAGTGCATGATCTTCATAGCCCAAGATTTGATGAAGCTGATTCTATTTTAACTGGAGGCGATCTTGATGCTAATTACGAAGAAGCTGATGCAGTAGGAGATGAAGCAGTTGGTGGAACTGTTGCTACACCAGACCAAGACATTGTTGATAATTTAGGTGCTGCGGTAGGTCTAGAAATGCGCGACCGCGACCTTTGGAAGCGAACCCCTCGCTCTTCCTTGCGAACTAATCAAATATTAGAACATCGTGACGAAGATCGTTGGGAAACAGACCCCCAATCTTCTGAAGATTATGAAGAACGTCAAGACGATTAATTAAGAGCAAATCTATTTTTATAATTAATCAAAAAGACCTAAAAAATAATTACCACAAACACTAGTTTTTTGTAAAATAATTACGGCTAATTAAACTGACATTTTGAGCATTGCTTTCAATTTTGTTTTTAAGGAAGCAACGCTCAAATCTAATCTAGGTTAAAGTACGATTTATAGCTTCTGACTTTTTCATCAACTAAATCAATATTTTGAAAAGATTTAATTATTTAAGATTCCTCATCTCTAGTTAAATCTCCTCTCAAATCTCTGCGATCGTCCAACATTTGAGGTGCTACACCAGGATTGCTAATTAGTTCTTCAGGATTTTTAGGAAAATTAGGTTGATTAATTAGTTCTGGTGGATTAATAGCTTGTTCGATCATAGATTTATTAGATTCATTAGTTGGTTCAGATTGGTTATTTTTCTGAGCGTCATTTAAAGGTTGATTAGCCATTTTATTTTTCCTGATTTTCTGTCGTTTCAAAATTTTATTTATGTTTAATTTTATCTAGTTAATCTTAACTAAAACATCTATACAAAGTTGATTAGTGTAGTCACTCAAAAGTTATTAAATAAAATTCTTCTGAGTACAGAACAAAAAATTAACATCAACATCTAAGGTTAGTACACCCTGACGCGATCTCTTTCAAATTCTAAGTTATAGGGTGATCAACGCCTAACGGCATCTAAGGTTAGTACACGAGCAACAGGTTCCACCATGACCCATTCATTCGTGTGTGATCAACGCCTAACGGCATCTAAGGTTAGTACACCGGTTAACTAGCTCTGCCTCCGAATCTTTCTTTGCGTGATCAACGCCTAACGGCATCTAAGGTTAGTACACAAGTCACCCTTCCCGATTCCCCGCAAAAAACTGATCCAGTGATCAACGCCTAACGGCATCTAAGGTTAGTACACCTAGCTAGCTTTAGATTACTTTGGTGCGTGTCGACAGTGATCAACGCCTAACGGCATCTAAGGTTAGTACACTAGAATACACAAAAAGATAGCTAACATTCGCAAAGATAGTGATCAACGCCTAACGGCATCTAAGGTTAGTACACGATCGTCAATAATCCTTGAGCAAAAAGACTTGGTTGTGATCAACGCCTAACGGCATCTAAGGTTAGTACACATAAGATTTGAAAATCATAACCACTTGTTCTATTTAGTGATCAACGCCTAACGGCATCTAAGGTTAGTACACTTAGTAATGCTATAAGTTGAAGCAGCAGCGTCAATTGGTGATCAACGCCTAACGGCATCTAAGGTTAGTACACGGCAGTCGCCATAATCCAGATTTGGTAGGCTTTCTGAGGTAATTTTACAAGCATCTCCAACAAAATGGCAACTCCGAATCAAAAAACTCATTTCTATGCCAATAAGCAATGCTTGAAATCATTTTACCGTCTGGTTTTCAAAAAATTCAAGCACCATTGTGACCCTCAAAAACTCTCAAATACCTTTTCTAGATAGGATCAAAACAATTCAAACCCACCACAAGCCTTCAACAAACAGAGGTGCTTGTTTTCATTACAGTACGCGAAACCCTTCATTATTGATCAGCCAAGTATTAGGACGATTATAAGCGGGTAAACTTTTAACGCACTGGTGAGATAAGCGGATTAGAATTAAATCGTCTTCAAGAGTGAGAATTTTTTCTAATTGCCAACGCATTTTTTCTCGATCTCTTTGTGAAAGCCAGCAGCGAAAAATGGAATATTGTAAGCGATCGCCATATCCTTCCAATAATTTATAAGCTTTACGCCAACGTTTTGGACAGCGAATATCGTAACAAACTAAGTACCAATTTTTTTGTTCAGCCATAACTCCTCCTATCGTAAGATAAGTTGACCGAACAAACCACCTTCGCCCATCCATTCTTTTTCTAGTAATCGCACTTCTAGTTCCAAAAGACGACGATAGGTAAGGGAGTATTTAGTAACGGGATGTTTCCAGGTTTCTTGTTTACGCTGTTCGTAGATTTCGACTAATTTACGCCTTCCTGTTTCACTCAACCAAACTTGTTCTCCGCGAATCTCGAAGTCATCATTAATCTCCCATTGTTGACGATTAATAGAAGCTACTATTGGCATATCTACGAGGATGACTCGAAAAATTTCCATTAAATCCAAGGCTAAAGGCGCAGCAACAGATCTGGGTTGATGGTAAAAACCCAACGCTGGTTCTAACCCGACTGTCAGAATAGCATTCATCACATCTTTGATTAATAACGAATAGCCAAAACCCAGTAAGGCATTAAATCTATCTTTGGGAGGGCGACGATTGCGACCATCAAACCTCATTTGGGGAGGAACATCCGAACTCAAAAGACAAGGTAAAGCACCAAAGTATAAAGCAGCTAATTTACCTTCTATTCCCAAAAGTGATTCAATCGAGTTTATTTGAGGAATTTGTGCGATTATAGCCTGCATTTGCTTAATATTTCGCTCTAATTTCATTGATTTGAGCTTTTTAATTCGTCTACCACGCATGAGAAATTTACGCTGTCCCTGTCCGCGACAGTTGACTAATTTTTTAGCTAATGACAGACGAAATTCGGGATTATTCAGTGCTTCATACTGCCTAATCCGTCGTTGAATATTTTCCTGACGATTATCAAAACTACCAATATAGCGACCGCCACCAGAGACAAAATGAATCCCAATTCCTCGGTCGGCGCAGAAGTGTAAAGCTTGAGTTGAAATTTGAGAAAAACTATGAAGTACTAACTGTCCTACTTGTTGGGCTGGTACTTTTTCTACTTGTCGGTCTTTACGAGTAATTTTGATTTGTTCTCCAGTACGACCCACTTTCGTTCCTGGTTCGAGAATATGTAAAATCTCTCTTTCATCATCTTGAGGAAAAAGACGTAACGGTTCCCATTCTTGGTTATGAACTAATCTAGCTTCTTCTGGTAAACAGACAGGAGACAAAGAACAACGAACGCAGAGTCTTTCATTTTCCGTTACTGGTGGACGATGAATTGAGGTTCGTATCTGTCGGGCAAGAGCGATCGCATCTTTGACAGCTTTTTTTCCTTCATCATCGAAAGGTATGTGAACCAAGACATTATCGGCATGGTAGCGGATTCTACCTTCGGTAACTTTAACTCCCAACGCAGATTCAATTAAATAGCAGTAAGCCAAGATTTGAATGCGATCGCTTTCCCAGGCTTGAGGCTGTTTATTCTCATCCCTGTGACAACGCCCTCGTTTATGTTCGTAAGGGATAGTTTGACCGTCGCGGGTTCTAAGTGCGTCAACTCTACCCCTCAATCCCAGTTCTTCACTTATTAAATATAAATCTTCCCAATCTTCATCTTCTTTTTTTTCTAGTTCGGCGTGTAACCTTCGCCCTGCAAAAACAGCAGCATCTTGGGTATAGAGTTCTTCTACTTCTTCGAGGTAGTAAAGACGGGGACAATAAGCTAAAGCATGAAGGGCAGAAACACGGATGGTTTCAGTTTCAGCAGGTATTGGAAGTAATTGCATTCTTTGTATATATTTTGTTTACTTTTAATTACAACTACTTTAATCAATCAACCTGGCAAAAACGTTTCCATGTTTCTAATGTTTTTGGTTATTTTTTTAATCTTTTCGAGAGAGTAATCAACGCCTTACGGCGATCAAAGGTAGAACACTTTTTACTTTTTACTTATTACTTTTTACTTATAACAAAGTGATCAACGCCTTACGGCGATCAAAGGTAGAACACTTTTTACTTTTTACTTATTACTTTTTACTTATAACAAAGTGATCAACGCCTTACGGCGATCAAAGGTAGAACACTTTTTACTTTTTACTTATTACTTTTTACTTATAACAAAGTGATCAACGCCTTACGGCGATCAAAGGTAGAACACTTTTTACTTTTTACTTATTACTTTTTACTTATAACAAAGTGATCAACGCCTTACGGCGATCAAAGGTAGAACACTTTTTACTTTTTACTTATTACTTTTTACTTATAACAAAGTGATCAACGCCTTACGGCGATCAAAGGTAGAACACTTTTTACTTTTTACTTATTACTTTTTACTTATAACAAAGTGATCAACGCCTTACGGCGATCAAAGGTAGAACACTTTTTACTTTTTACTTATTACTTTTTACTTATAACAAAGTGATCAACGCCTTACGGCGATCAAAGGTAGAACACTTTTTACTTTTTACTTATTACTTTTTACTTATAACAAAGTGATCAACGCCTTACGGCGATCAAAGGTAGAACACTTTTTACTTTTTACTTATTACTTTTTACTTATAACAAAGTGATCAACGCCTTACGGCGATCAAAGGTAGAACACTTTTTACTTTTTACTTATTACTTTTTACTTATAACAAAGTGATCAACGCCTTACGGCGATCAAAGGTAGAACACTTTTTACTTTTTACTTATTACTTTTTACTTATAACAAAGTGATCAACGCCTTACGGCGATCAAAGGTAGAACACTTTTTACTTTTTACTTATTACTTTTTACTTATAACAAAGTGATCAACGCCTTACGGCGATCAAAGATAGAACACGGCAGTTGCCGTAGTCCAGTTATAGCAAGTGTTCACAGACAATTCTACAAGCACCTCCAGTAAAATGACAAATTGAAGAGTCAAAAACTTGATTAACCCCAAAAAGCGATCCTTAAAACCCCTTCCTTATCTTGGTTTCAGCAAAAATCAAGCATCTCTCAGCATCTTTAAACCGCTTAAACCTTTTCTCTGTATGAGATAAAAGCAATTAATTCACTCAAACAATCTCAACAAGCAAAGGTGCTTGCATTTAGCTAGATCGACTAGCTTGAATTTCGACCCAGCAATTAGGATTAAACTCTCCTAGTGAAAATCTTTGAAAAGTTCCTCGCTGATTTTGGCGATTAATCCAGACTGGTAAACTAATCAATCCGCGACAATCCTTTATGAACCAATCAATTTTTCCATCCTCTTCTCGATAAGGTCTTATTCCGTTGATTAATGCCCAAGATTCTCCTAAACTAATTCCACCAAAACGAGTAATCTGTTCTGGAGAAATAAGCGCGATCGCAACTCTTTCATCTAGTTTAATTTTTGCTGATTCTTCACTTGAATCAAGTTTTACCACTACCTTTAAATCTGTTAGTAATTCTTGAAAATTAGGCTTAGAAAACTGACTCGGAGGATAAGTTCCCATGTGCGTTTTACTGAATTTGTGATGTCGTTGTTTTCTAACAATGCGAGAAATTGGTGGTTTATCTCCAATAATTCCCATTGCTAATTTGACCCCTAAATGAGCCGTTAAATCTTCTTCTCCTACTAATGAAAGTAAAAAACCATAAATAGTAGAAAATGGTGGATAACAATAGGTTTCTTTGTAATCTCGCGCAAAACTGCGAGGAAAACTAGTACAGGGACATTCTAGATAAAGAAGACTGTTATTACTCATTAAGCTGTTACCCCCGTTTTAAGCAACTTCTTTGCTTCAACAATCGCTTCTTTGATTCCCCGACAGACCTTAACTTTTAATCCTTTAAGTTGTTCGCCGTAAGGAGTGTCAGCAATTTCTCCTGCTACGATTAATTCTGAAGCAAGGACATCTTTAACATCAACTAGACGAACTAAACGAGAACAACCAACAGAATCACCAACTCTTTCAAAACAATTGATAATCCAGGGACTCGGATCGTTAGTTACTCGAATAACAATTGATTCTGGACGAAATTCATATAAAAAACGAGCATGATTTCCGCCAACGTGC from Stanieria cyanosphaera PCC 7437 encodes:
- a CDS encoding DUF6335 family protein, producing the protein MVDKIQKTNSDANNHNQTKEIRKEIDIETRTEVTPEELEAIESEIGLEQMTREPDRLNEDNLYSSLDESEFAPSYGTGLKGEPTDHAGRKVHDLHSPRFDEADSILTGGDLDANYEEADAVGDEAVGGTVATPDQDIVDNLGAAVGLEMRDRDLWKRTPRSSLRTNQILEHRDEDRWETDPQSSEDYEERQDD
- the cas2 gene encoding CRISPR-associated endonuclease Cas2 — its product is MAEQKNWYLVCYDIRCPKRWRKAYKLLEGYGDRLQYSIFRCWLSQRDREKMRWQLEKILTLEDDLILIRLSHQCVKSLPAYNRPNTWLINNEGFRVL
- a CDS encoding type I-MYXAN CRISPR-associated endonuclease Cas4/Cas1, coding for MQLLPIPAETETIRVSALHALAYCPRLYYLEEVEELYTQDAAVFAGRRLHAELEKKEDEDWEDLYLISEELGLRGRVDALRTRDGQTIPYEHKRGRCHRDENKQPQAWESDRIQILAYCYLIESALGVKVTEGRIRYHADNVLVHIPFDDEGKKAVKDAIALARQIRTSIHRPPVTENERLCVRCSLSPVCLPEEARLVHNQEWEPLRLFPQDDEREILHILEPGTKVGRTGEQIKITRKDRQVEKVPAQQVGQLVLHSFSQISTQALHFCADRGIGIHFVSGGGRYIGSFDNRQENIQRRIRQYEALNNPEFRLSLAKKLVNCRGQGQRKFLMRGRRIKKLKSMKLERNIKQMQAIIAQIPQINSIESLLGIEGKLAALYFGALPCLLSSDVPPQMRFDGRNRRPPKDRFNALLGFGYSLLIKDVMNAILTVGLEPALGFYHQPRSVAAPLALDLMEIFRVILVDMPIVASINRQQWEINDDFEIRGEQVWLSETGRRKLVEIYEQRKQETWKHPVTKYSLTYRRLLELEVRLLEKEWMGEGGLFGQLILR
- the cas5 gene encoding CRISPR-associated protein Cas5, whose product is MSNNSLLYLECPCTSFPRSFARDYKETYCYPPFSTIYGFLLSLVGEEDLTAHLGVKLAMGIIGDKPPISRIVRKQRHHKFSKTHMGTYPPSQFSKPNFQELLTDLKVVVKLDSSEESAKIKLDERVAIALISPEQITRFGGISLGESWALINGIRPYREEDGKIDWFIKDCRGLISLPVWINRQNQRGTFQRFSLGEFNPNCWVEIQASRSS